TACCTTTTTTTCCGAAGACAGAATTCTCTTATGGCATCTTTCAATTTCGGTATAGATATCGAGGATTTTTTCTTCCTTTTCAAATTTCAATAGATCTTTTTGCTTATCAATCAAAATATAGAGAGATTGATAAAAAGAGTATTCCTCTTTAAGAATTCTAATAAGTTCCTGTTCCAGTACATTGATGGCGTTATATTCCATTGTATCAAAGTCTCCTAAGCGGAAATTACTAATTCTTTATGTTTTACAGGCGATAAATCATCATTAATAGCTTCTTCCGGCTGATCGATATTGCCGGTTTTAGAATTTGGATTTTCAATATTGTTTTTTTGATCTTCCAATTCTTTTAATCCGTCCCATGCTTCTTTAATAGTCATCAAATGTGATATCATGTCTTCAAAATACTTTGGCGATTTATCAGCCACTGCAATATCGAGCTGCTCGATAATATGGGCGTATATTTTCCCCAGATATTCGGCTATCTCCCCTCCTTTTTCCATATCAAGAGTAGTATATAAATGAACCAGGCATTTTCTCGCTTTGTCGCATGCCGTTCGGCCTTCAGTATAGTTTTTTAATTCAAATTCAGTCTTGGCCTGATTTAAAAAGCCAATTGTCCCGCGATATACGGTTAAAACCAAATCCAGTTGGGACATACCCATGGTGCTGGTTTCCCGGTAAGCATTATGGCCGTTAATCATTTATTTTTTCCCTGTCATTTGCGCAAAGTTTGCGGCTATCCCCTCTAATTGTGATTCCAGGAAGGCGCTTTCGGTCTGAAGCTGAGAAAGCACCATTTCCAATTCTATAAATTCCAGGACGAGAGATTCGCGACGAATCGCTAATCTTTCGTCTAAGGACTTAATCTGTTTATCTATATTTTCAATTTGCTTTTCAAGAGAGCTTGTTTTGGTATCAATGATCCCACTGCCGGATTTCGTGATATTATCGAGTTTTTCGGCCAGAACCGACGCCAGACCTTTTGTGATCGTTATATTTCCCTCAATGGCTGAACTGACCTGGGCTTCTGTCAATGTAATTTTAAGCTGTAACTCGGCGGTGTTTACGTTATCCTCGTCTCCGGTCAAAACCTGACCCTGGCCGGTGGCTGATTCACCGTTAATAGTACCGGCAACATCTAATCCGGCGTGTAAGGTCCCGGCAGATAACCCCAGATCAGCATACGCCGAATTGGGAATCGATGTCATTAATTCCGCTTTTGAAGCTGAACCATAGCTGGATGAAGTAAGCTTTATATATCCCTTTCCTGACCCGGTATCTACCCATTCCGCGGTAACACCCATAGCGCTTATATTTTTATCATTATTTATGCGAGTTTGTATTTCATTGACTAAATCGGCGGATGAACTGTATTCTCGCGCCGTTAAAGTCATCACTTCTGAGACACGACCATCGATTCTCAATTGAATTTTATTGTTGGAACTGGTCAGGGAAATCGGGGTCGTGGAGGGATCGGATATATTCCCGCCCTGGTAATACCCATGAGTCGCGGCCTGAGTGATATCAATTTCAAACTCTGAACCGCCGGTAATTTCGGGAGAGGTGCTTAAAAACGAAATACCCGTATTATCCGAGTCTCCTCCATCAACGAAGAGTCTCATAACTGCCTCAAAATCTTCTTTAAGCGCCGAAGTGAGTTTGGAGGAAGATTTGAGGGCTAATTTCCCGTCCTGATCAACGCGAATGCCAATCGCCGATAGTGCGCTCATCGACTTATCGAGGCCGACGATGGGATTGATAATTAATCCCGATAGTCTCGATTGAATCATTTGAACGGTGACGTCCCCCATGAGAACGCCGCCTTCTTCCGTGTCGGAGTTAAAGGAATTTTCTTTATCGATAAATTCCATAACGTCATTATAGGCATTGATGAAGCTATTGAGTTTGCTTCTGATCGCGGACGTATCCAGTCCGGTGCTGATGATGACCGGGCCGGTTTCGGCAGTAGTAATATTTTTTAGTTCCACCGTTAATCCGGTGATTATATCTTTGACGGTATTAGTCTTTGAATTGATGATAATCGGTGAGGCGCCACCGTCGCTGGAACCCATTGACACCTGGGCATCGGAAGCCTTCTGAAGGAGAGGCGCGAAGGTTGATACGGTAAAAGTGTCGCCGGCAACCAAATCGCCATCAGCGAAAGATAATTTCAATCCTTCCGGCCCGATAATTTCCGTATCCGCCTGAGATACGACAATTGATCCGGAATCGGTTCCGTCGGTCCAGTCTATCGTGATATCTCCGGACCCGACGGTTTGAGTTCCCGTACCGGCGATGGTAAAAGTAAAAGCCTTATTGGTCGCGCCGGTAAAAGACGACGTCGCTCCCAATGACACCTGAGATGTCGCCGAAACCGAGAATCCCGTAGTTTCCGGATTATCAAATGAAGAATTAATAAAATCCGGCGCTTCTCCGCCGGTTAACGAGCTTGAAAATGAGATTGTCTCCTGGGCTCCGGTTTCATTACCGCTTAATACAAGGCGATAGGATTTTGAAGCGGAACCATCATTAATGATTGACGCCGTTATACCAATATTGGCATCGTTAATAGCGTTTTTCAAGCCTATCAGTGAATTATTGTCTTCGCTTAGTTCTATTGTCGTGGGATTATCATCGCCTATCGAAATTGTTGTGGTTCCGGTACCCAGAAGAGCGGAAGTGACATCCGTATATCCCTGAGACGCGATCTGATGATTTTTTGCCAGTGAATCGACGTTTAATGTATAGGTACCGGTACCGATAGCTGATTCGGCTGAGGCGGTTAAAATATTTGAATTTGAGACCTGAATGCTGGCCTGCGAAAAACCCCGCTCATCATTTAAAGCATTTATACTTGACTGCAGGGCCAGTAGTCTCGCGGATAATGCCTTGAACTTAGTAATCTCAAGAGATTTCCAGGCTTTATCTCTTTCCATGAAAAGAGCAGGCTGGCGATCGGCGGCAATCATCGCGTCAATAATGGCGGTAGTATCAAGATTCGATGCCAGACCGACTATTGAATTTGCTCCGGGCATACCTAACTCCTATGTATAAATATCCTATTTATCAAGCCATATGATCGAAAATTAAACCGAGAAGTTCTCTTAAATGGCTTCTCAAATTTAGCATTTGCTCCGGCGGGATTTGGCGTACCGTTTCCCCCGAATCCCTATCTATAATTTTAATTACCATACTGTTTGTTTCGTCATCCAATGCGAAATCGATATTAAAATTTCCCCAACCTGTATATTCGGTCAGACCTTCAACGGTTTTATCAAGCTCGTCAAGGCCGATTTCTTTTTGTCCTTTTTCAAATACATCAGTCTTTTCAAAGACTTTATCCGCAACTTCCCTTTCACTCGGAACATCCGTATTGTTGACGCGACGTCCGATATCTTTCGTCACCATCGAGTGCTGCCCCGCAGTGGAAATCATCTCATCCACTTGCATGATCTCACCTCGTGGTTATGAGATTTGGGAAGGCGAATATCGCCTCCCCAAAATCCCTATGTATATTAACCAAAGAGCGACAGGACAACCTGAGGAACCTGGTTGGCCTGGGCCAGCATAGCAGTACCGGCCTGAAGCAGAATCTGGTTTTTAACAAAGGTTGACATTTCAGCCGCCATATCGGTATCACGAATGGTGGATTCTGAAGCGGTCAGATTCTGTTTGGCAATACGCAGGTTGCGCAGATTGGATTCCAGAGCGTTCTTCTGGAAACTACCGAGCGTGCCACGAAGGGTTGAGACTTCGTTAATGGACGTATCGATAAGCATCTGAGAATCCTGAGCGCCTAATGCGGTAGTAACATCAATCTGGGACAGATTGGTGAACATAACGCCGGCAATACCTCTGCCAAGAGTTGAAGCAGCCATATTGCTGATACCAATCTTGGCGGTCTGGCCGACATTGGCGCCAATCTGGAAGACCAATGACTGGTCAACGTTATTGATGGTTTCGGAACCACCTGTCGAACGGAGACCAATATTTAACTTAAGTGATTCGGTACGATCGCGGTTGTAAACCAAAGCATCGACGCCACCTGTGGCAGAGGTGCCGGGAGCGCCATCCAGAGAGACACTAAAGGTAGGCGCGGAAACGTCGAGCAACAGATTACCCAGATCAATACCATTAACAGATGTACCAACGATCATATCGACCGTACCACGACCAACCGTCGAGGAATCCCCTGCCTTGTTAGCCAGAGTTGCGGTTCCAGTCGTGTTGTACTTCACCGAAGAAATACTGTTGTTGTAACCGTCAAGGGCAATGAGGGCATCGGTGCCAGAGTGCGAGGTTGTATCCAGAGTCAGAGCCAACGCCTGGCGCAATGAATCGGTTCCACCAATGTCAACCATCTTAACCGAATAATCCGAACCTTCATCATTGGTTAAGAAATTAATCTTATCATCACCATTAGCCTGAATGCCCATTTCACGGACGGTACCAACGATATTACCATAGGCAGTACCGGAAGCAGCGTCAAGAGCAGTGATAAGAGAATCAAGGGTAGTGTAAGTACCGGCCGCAACGGTCATCGTGCTGGCGGTGAGAGTGACATTCTCGGAATCAACGTCAAAGTCAAGCGCATTGGTTGAAACACCACGGACGGATGTACCGGCGGCGAATGTACCGACACTGGCCGATCCAGACCAATCATTAACCTCAAATGAATACTGGGTACCGGCATTAACAGTACCGAAGATTAACCGTCCAGTATCAACTGAAGCTTCGATCTTGCCGTTCAAAGCGGAGTTGGATGCAATAGCCGTATTGAACTTGGTGGCGAATTCAGTTACACTGTCACCAGTAGCCAGAGCAACGGTAACGGCCTGCTTCTGAGAAATGGAACTGCCGCTCTCCTGCACACGGAAAGATACCGTAACGCTTACGTCATTAGCCAGAACGACTCCGGCAGTGGAACTATTAATGGTACCAACCGCGGAAGCCGCGTCCAGTCTCATTCCGTTACCCCAATAGTCCTGCATATAAACGGAATTTGAGGTTTTGGTGGCTCCACCTGAAGCCTGGAGGACATCAATATTGTGGATGCCTTCAGCCAGATTATCCGGGTCACCATCGGTGTTACTCAGGGAAAGACCCAGGGCGGTGGAGTTCAAAGTTGAGGTCGAATCGGTCTGCTTGCTAATGGATACTGAGTGCGTACCGGTAGTAAGCTGACTTTCCAAAACTGTCACCAAAGATGAATTTGCTGATGTGATGGTAGCGGTGTTGGCGTTGCTGCCATCAAGCAGCTTCTTGGTGCCAAATTGGGTGTTGGCGGCAATACGATCGATAGTAGCGATCGCGTTAGCGATTTCAGCCTGGTCAGCAGCCAACTGATCAGTGTCATTAAAGCCTTCGTTGGCGGCATGAATGGCCAATTCTCTCATGGATATCAGGAGATTGTTCATTTCATTCAGAGCGCCTTCAGCGGTCTGAATCATGTTAATGGAACCTTCCGAGTTTTCAATCGCTTTGCCGAGACCAGCGATCTGAGCACGGAACTGTTCTGAAATAACCAAACCAGCCGGGTTATCACTAGCCCGGTTGATGCGATAACCAGACGACAGTTTTTCCATCGAACTGGCCAACGCCCTGGTGGTTACCGTTAAATTACGGTGCGCGTTGATTGCAGCAATGTTGTTGTTAATACGAAGTGACATTTGCATTTCCTCCTTGAAACAAAGCGAGACTTCCTTGCCCGCTATGTCCTTGGATTAAGGTTGCCGCCAATCCATGGCACAAAATTCCTATTAACAATCGAAAAATTTTCATGACAAAATTTATGTCTTCCGCCCCCTCCTTTCATTATTCGGTTAGCGTGAATTTACTTCTCCACTTATTCATTAATTAAATCGGCAATTTACGGTTTGACTTTATGAGGTTTTGGAAGATATTTTTTATTAACCGGCTGAAAATAAGGAAGTTAATTTGTCGCTACCGGACTCTCCAGATTGTTCAACCTTTCCCGCGCAATCGCATATTCGGGTGCGATATTCAAAACCTGCCGGTATCCCATCCGTGCCGCTTCGAATGCGCCCAGCCTGTAATAGGCATCGGCCATATTGAAGATACAGATATAATCCTGAGGATAACTTAAAAGATACTTTTCAAAGCAGGCTATGGCCTCCCTATGCAAACCCATATCCGACATACAGCAGCCCATAACATTATAAATACTTGTATCTTCGGGTGTATTCTTAGAGTATTGCATTAATGCCTCAATCGCTTTTTCCGGATTTTGATTGTAAGAATATGACAACCCGAGATTCCTGTAAGCCGGCCAGTAATCCGGATTTATTTTAAGCAATTGCCGGTAGATTTCTTCGGCTCGATGATATTGTTTCATTTTGAAAAAGCAATTTCCGAGATTGTTGAGAACTTCTATATCATCGGGAGTGACCGCCAAAGTTTTTGTGTAACATTCAATCGACTTTTCAAAATTGCCCAATTCAAACAGGCTATTGCCCGCTTCAAAATTAATTTTCGGATTTGAAGGGTTTGATTCCGCAGCAGTAATTATATTCTCGATTCCCTTATCAAAATTGCCCGATTTTGATTGCAATTGACCTAACATTAGTCGGCATTCGGCAAGATCAGGATTTAATTGAATCGCCTTTTCCAAATATGTAATGGCTTCGTCTTCTTGATTCTTCAACGCCAATACGCAGCCCAGGCCATGAAATGCCAAAGCTTCCGTGTCATCCCCGGCAATTTCCTTGCGGAATATTTCTTCGGCTTCGCTATAATATTCGTTATCCAGATATAATTTCCCCAGACGCAGGCTTGCATCGAGATATGGATCTTTGTTTTTCAAAACGTGTTGATACGCTTCAATCGCTTCTTCCGGATTGTCTTCCCTTTCGCCTGCCAATCCCAGGCCAAACCAGGCCTTATGCCGGGCCTCGAGGTTATGCAGAATAATATTATCCTTTTCATCTCCGGCGTCATATTCCTTTTGACTATCCAAATACAAGTGATAGTATTCTTTGGCCTTATCAAATTTGGTCAAATAATTATAAATATCACCCAGAGTCAGGATCGGATCGAGATAATCAGGCTTCTCTTCCAACGCTTCCAGACAACACTCTTCCGCTTCTTCGTATTTTCGTAAGGAACAAAGACCGATAGCCTTTTGATAACGAGCCATTATTCGTTGGCCAAAATACACCGGAAGTTTGGAGTCGGGATTGTTGATAACGCGATTGGCATGTTCTACAATTTGTTTGCTGATTTCTTCACTGGATGAGTTTTTATATCCCCGGAGCAACTGGGCCATGTTGAAGTTGGCATAAACGTCATTGGGATTCTTCTTCAGTTGTTTTTCCAATAGCTTTCTTGATCGCTCCAGTTTCTTATCGAGTTTATCACGGGCGATATCATAGCCATAATGATATAGTTGAATCTCACTGCGCAAAGCAAGCAGATCAGCCGGAATATCGAGGCGATTGTGTACAATGCCATAATATTTCAAATCAAGACGCCTTTTAACCAGGCGAACCGAAGGGAGAAATGATGTCACCTGGCCGGTTTCCAGACTTTTATTGATTACCGAAATTGATACAATATCAAATTCATCCTGACTTGTCACGAGCCTTAATTGCGGTATTCCCTCGGGAGGAAATTCTTCATCGGCGTCGATTATAAAAATCCATTCCTTGGTGGCATACTTCATTGATTCATTTCTGGCCGAGGAAAAATCCCCTTTCCATGGATAATGATAAATTTTGCATCCGAATTCTTTGGCAATTTCGATTGTGCGATCGGTCGAGCCGGTATCGACAAGAATAATTTCATCAACAACATCTTTGATTGATCGCAAACATCGCGGCAGAAATTCCTCTTCATCCTTTACAATCATACAGGCAGAAATCGTGGTGCGCTTGTCAGACCAGTCAATCATTTTCCGCAGTTTGGCAGATTCAGGAATAGCCCGTAATCCTTGCTTAATTATTTCAAATACCTCGGTAAATTTGCTTTGTGATTTATATAATACGGCCAAATTAACATAGCTTGGTTCAAATTCCGGATTTTCCTCTATCGCTTCAAAAAGAATATCCTCAGCTTTTTCCCTCTCGTTCAATTCATTTAGGACCGCTCCGTAGCCGCTGAGAAGTTGATATTTCATATTATAAGAAAGATCGAGAGGATTGGCTAATTCTTCGGCATTGGCCATATTTCCCCGAATATTCAAATATTTTTCCGCATATCCTTTGGCCGATTCAAAATTACTTTGTCGAGCGGAGGTTATCGCGGCCACAAAATAAAAATCGAGATTATCGGGGGCAAGGTCAATTCCCTTCTTTGAATAGGCGTCGGCTTCATCGAGTCTGTTGGCATAAAGCGCGGCAAAAGCGATAAATCGGAAAACAATCGCTTGTTTGCTTTTATTATCTTTAGGGATATTCTGAACAAGAGGCAAGGCTATTTCGAGGGCTTTCTCAGCCTGTTTTGATTCCAAATAGTATTGCGCCAATTGATATCTTGTGTTGTCATCCCGAGGGTTTTTATTCAATTGTCGCTTTAGATTATTTCCGTCCGGTTGAATTGAGCGTAATTGTAATTTTCTTTTATGAGATATCTTTTTATTTTTGCTTTTCTGTTTGCTCATGTCTATCCGCTAAAAAGGAGTTTTAATTGATTGAACACATGGCGATAAATTCAAAATGTATCAGGTGCCGATATTGTGTTTAAACTTCCGCCAAAACTTTTCGTTTTGGGACGGCTGTTTTGGCCGACTTGACCGTCTCGAACATGCGATGTTTAATTTTGTAATGAGAATTTACCATGACTAATTGTTTTGCCAGTCGCGTAACGGAATTTATCAAAACCGGGCCCTGCAGATTCGCTGTCATTTTGGTATAATCCTGGGGTATGGTAACAATCGCGTAAGTCAAAACATCCTCGACTTTGACAACATTTAACTCCTCAATTTCTTTGGGATTGACCTCAACCATATAATCATGGAAAAAATGCAGAGGATTTATTATGACAAAGGCCGCGCCGGGATCATCGATGGATTGAAACCATTTAAACGGCTCGAAATCATCGGTTTCAACGATGACATATTTTCTTAAATGCTCGAAACCCAAAATCGGTTTGGTCATGGTTATGATTAAATCTTCACTGATTTCAAGCTCACCAAATCTCTCGGTTATGACTTTCATGTCTATTCCTCATTTTCCTATTATTGTAAAAAATCTATCAAAGACGGCTGAATTACCTTGGAGCTGGCCACCAATGCCGCCTGGTATAAATTTTCTTCGCGGGCAACATCGCTGATGAGGGTGATAATATCAGCATCCTCTACTTCTGATAACATTTTGGTTACCGATGTTTCGGTTGATTCGAGACGATTCCGAGTCGTATCCAATCTCATCATACGCGAGCCTACATCGGCGCGGGAACGCAATAACTCCCGCATGGCCAGGTCAAGATTGTTCATCAACGCCCCGGCCATCTCTCTATCGTTATTATGCAAAGCATCTGACAATAAAATTAGCGATCCCAACATATCGGGCGAACCGGCTATACCGAGCGCTTCGGCCGTTCTTGACGAATCATTACTTTTTACTGTCAAGGATTCATTGACAATTGTTGAAACGACCTGGATGCCTGTTTCGGAGGCATTAATGGACGCTTGCACATCCAGACCCGACGAGTTTATAGCGCTTATCAAATCATCTATAGTCGTCAATGAGGAATTGCCCAGATTTGGCACGACCGTCCTGCTGCCCTGAGCAATATGGATTTCTCCCAGTCCAAAGCCGGTTAAATTATTTAGCGAAGCGAGAGTTGAATCGGATGTCAGTCGGGGGCGAATATCCTGTCCAATAAAATTATGGCGAATACCTCCCAATGATCCCAGGTCCGTCGCCGTTGTTTGACCGCCGATATCGCGTATCGTGAAATCGGGCTGAGGACGCAAATCAGCGCCCTCAAGATTAGCTCCGACATTTCCGGCAATCCCAAGTTCGTAGGCTGTCGATTGTTCCTCGGTAAGATCTTCAATAATCAGATCAAGAGGAACGGCATTGGCGTCGGTAATGGCCAGTCCGGTTCCATTGGCATTATAACCTATCGACACATTTGAAATACCAGCTCCGGTTAGGGCGGTGGTTATGGCGTTACGCACTTCACCAAGATTCGTCGCGCTTGAAATATCAACAGTAAAATCTATCGTGGAAGTAGCGTTTCGAATTCTAAAAAGTCCCGGATCCTTCGTGATTCCGTTTCCTTCGCGTAGATTGGATAACGGAGTCATATCGGTAACGGTATTTATGGTACCTATCTCGGGTTTCCATTCCAAAGCATTGCCCGAACCGGAAATATCAAGCGTTAGATTCCCGCCAACACCCATGCTTGTATTTATATTCGTGATTAAATCACCAACGGTTGTTTCACCGGATACATCGATAACATAAGTAAGATCACGATTGGCGTCATGAATCTCAAAAGTACCCGGAGTTTGGTCGATCCCGGAGCCCAAATTTAAATCCGCGAGATTCGTGATATTCGTAATGCCCACGCTTAGATCTCCGTTTTCACCGAGAGTCAAAAGAGGTGCAAAAAACGTTTCCTGTCCATTTAGATTGGTGATTAATCGCTCCGAAGCCTCTATTTCGCTTTCCAGTATCCCTGTGTCGCCGTTATAAACAACGCCGTGGGTGCTGGCTTCTAACGGCGCTGTTCGAATACGATGACCGGAATAAATATAGCGTCCGTTTATTTTTTTATTGGCCAACTGCAGCACCTGTTGATATATGGAATCTACTTCATTGGCGGCCGCTTCGCGCTCAACCGCCGTAAAGGTATCGTTGGCCATTGTCGTGGCGGTTAAATTGGACGATTCATACAGGTTTTTTAAATCATTAAGAGTGTCTTCGTAGAACGACAGTCTTCCGTACGCCTGGCTTACATTGGACTTAAGCTGTATTATTTCGGCCAATCTTGAACGATAATTCAAATCTCTCTGGGTTCCGATAGGATCGTCGGACGGAGTATTTATTCGCCTCCCGGTGGACAGCATGCTCTGCAAATCCATAAATCTTGACGCGTTCCGGGACAAATTGAAAATCGTCCGGTTGATAATCATCTGGTTAGTTACACGCATGGCTCACCCGCCGGTTTAATCGTCGTGATAAACAAAATCGCTATCATGCCCGATATTGAATATTCGGGATAATAGTGATTGCTTCTTTTCAGAGCGTTTCCGGCCCTTTTTTTCTCTTATCATCCGGCCGTATTTTGTGGCCGGATCCTCATATTCTTCCTTTGCTTTTCTTTTACTTCCAAACATATCATCCCCGGAATTAATCATTTGGCCGTGATCTTTGATCATTATCGCGCTTAAGTTTGATATGGGGCGACTTCTTGGCCTTCCCATCTCCTCTTTTCAATTTTTGTTTGAGGACCTTTATTACATTAGTCAGGTCCTCCTTAATGGTTTTGGCCGCTTTCTGATTTTCGTTCTGTATCTTAACGTATATTTCCTCGCGGTGCACCACTATTCGTAAGGGGGCTTCTATGCCTATCCTCACCTGGCGCCCATAGATACCAAGAACTGTTACCTTGATATCATCACCAATGGTGATAGACTCCCCTAACTTCCTTGTCAATATCAGCACGTCACCCTCCGTGGTGAAACTTGCTCAAAGTTTTTTAGCTCCGCCCGACTACGCCCATTCCCTGGATAACCGTGCCAAGCGCTTCATCCATTGTCGTAATGATCCTGGCGGCGGCGTTATATGCATGCTGCATTTTCACCAGATTCGCCATTTCTTCGTCAAGTGATACGCCCTGGACAGATTCCCGAGAATTGGTAATCTGCTGCATCAGGACCTCAAAATTGCTCTTGAACGTTTTCGCCTCGTGCGTTTCAACCCCAACCATGCCTACGGTGGAATTGTAATATTCCGTAATCGAGGCGTTCCCCAACGCTCCGACCAAGCCATTCCTGATATCATAGATGGCTAAAGCATTGGCGTTATCTCCGATTTCGCCGCTTAAAGAAGCGGCGATGCGCCCGGAATCCAGCGTAATGCTATTATCAATCCGGATTGTCCCGGCGGTCGTGAAAAGAGGGTTAAAAAAATTGTATCCGGTGTCGCCGTACACGTCGGTGCCAGCCCTATGAATAGCGTTTAACTCGGTCACCAATGTTTGGGCCAAATCATCCAAACGATTGCGATAACGGGGAGCAATAGTATCCCGCACATCGATTAAGCCTTTCAACTCGCCGCCTTTTAGCTTGACTGCGGTTGAAGTACCTTCCCAGACTATTTCACTTATGACTATATTGTCTTTGCTTAATTTCCGGATCTCCAACTCGTATGTATCCGCGTTTTCGACAATGGCCAGACCGCTGATAAAAACGCTGATAGTTCCATTCTTCTCTTCACGAGTCGCAACATCTACTAGTTTTGACAACTCATCGACCAAATAATCTCGCTGGTCACGCAAATCATTCGCCTTTTGTCCTCCCAGTTCTTCACTGGCTATCAATCTGTTCAGATTGGCGATTTGTTTTGCAAATTGACCAAGCTGCTCTACCCGGTTAACAATATCATTATCGGTTGATGAAATCAGTTCGGTTACCTGACGGTCCAGTATCCTGAAGGAATTGATAAGCGTCCTCGCACTGGCAACAATCTGATTGCGCGGTGTCGAGGAGTCGGCGTCTCCGGCGGCAAGAGATGACCAGCTTTCCCAGAAATTATTGAGGGCGCTTCCCAGGCTGTTATCGCTGGGTTCGGCGAAGAACGATTCTATCTGCGATAAAGATTTTTCTTTGTAGGTCCATTCGCCGAGGGACTTACTTTCCCGACGGTACTGATTGGTTAGGAACAAATCGCGAACATGGGTAATCGTTTTGGCCGTAACGCCTGATCCGATATTAAACTTAGCCATCTCAATCGGCATGGCCGAGGTAACGGTAACTCTTTGGCGGGAGTATCCGGGTGTATTGACATTGGCGAGGTTATGTCCAATCGTCGTCATTGACAACTGATGGGTGAGCAACGCTTGCTTGCCGATTTCCAATCCATGAAATAAGCCCGGCATCCCTAAACTCTCCTATCCACACCGATCGGTGCATATTCTTTTGAGATGTTCCCTTTCCCCTGGTATATATCCTTTTGGGCCGGAATACGCCCGATTGATTCCATTGTATTTCGAATCTGATCCATTGACTGTTTTATCAAAAGACCGTTGCGCATTCGGGTTTCCTCGATCTGCGAATATAAACTCAACACCGTTTCCCGCAGGGTTCTCAATTGGGTCGAGCGGGACCTGTCGGTCATTTCACAAATTCGCAATACATTCAAATCCGCTTGCGCGCCTTCCCGTCTCTGAATTGTCTCCACTATCTCCGCACGTTCATCTTCCAGATGCTTTGATTCCAACGCGATTTTTTGTAATTGGGATGTTACCGATTGCAATTCTTCAGTATTATTTTCGACCAGCGCCTTTTGCTGTATTTCCAGTAATTCAAGGAATTTCTCGAACAATATCGCTTCACTGCCGATGACGCTGATGAGTCTATCCAATAGTTTTTCTATGGTTCCATCCATATATTTATATTCGGTATTTTTCATAATTCTCTTTAGCCCAAAGTTTTAATCGATTACTCCTTTTTGTTTATCTGGAGTTTATCCAATACTCTTTCAATATATTTTTCTGTTTCAGGATACGGTGGAACACCGTTGAATTTTGAAACGGTTCCGGGCCCGGCATTATACGC
This genomic interval from Candidatus Zixiibacteriota bacterium contains the following:
- the flgK gene encoding flagellar hook-associated protein FlgK, with protein sequence MPGLFHGLEIGKQALLTHQLSMTTIGHNLANVNTPGYSRQRVTVTSAMPIEMAKFNIGSGVTAKTITHVRDLFLTNQYRRESKSLGEWTYKEKSLSQIESFFAEPSDNSLGSALNNFWESWSSLAAGDADSSTPRNQIVASARTLINSFRILDRQVTELISSTDNDIVNRVEQLGQFAKQIANLNRLIASEELGGQKANDLRDQRDYLVDELSKLVDVATREEKNGTISVFISGLAIVENADTYELEIRKLSKDNIVISEIVWEGTSTAVKLKGGELKGLIDVRDTIAPRYRNRLDDLAQTLVTELNAIHRAGTDVYGDTGYNFFNPLFTTAGTIRIDNSITLDSGRIAASLSGEIGDNANALAIYDIRNGLVGALGNASITEYYNSTVGMVGVETHEAKTFKSNFEVLMQQITNSRESVQGVSLDEEMANLVKMQHAYNAAARIITTMDEALGTVIQGMGVVGRS
- a CDS encoding flagellar protein FlgN, with the translated sequence MKNTEYKYMDGTIEKLLDRLISVIGSEAILFEKFLELLEIQQKALVENNTEELQSVTSQLQKIALESKHLEDERAEIVETIQRREGAQADLNVLRICEMTDRSRSTQLRTLRETVLSLYSQIEETRMRNGLLIKQSMDQIRNTMESIGRIPAQKDIYQGKGNISKEYAPIGVDRRV